In the genome of Tropicibacter oceani, one region contains:
- a CDS encoding capsule biosynthesis protein, with amino-acid sequence MSNATGQKRVFLFLQGPHGPFFNRLGAMLRKTGAEVWRVGFNAGDRAFWFHPRSYIPFRGTQDSWRDTFVALLAEKNVTDIVLYGDVRPIHAQAVEEAKARGLTVHVFEEGYMRPYWVTYERGGSNGHSRLMSMSIEQMKRALEMSDMEAPLPPAHWGDMRHHIFYGALYHWFVMFRNGDYRNFRPHRSLSVVQEFMLYLKRLLLMPLTWADRVAATTRIRLGGFPYHLALLQLEHDSSFQKHSPFSTISEFLDLVIAGFAEGAPGHHHLVFKAHPLEDGRVNVRRVIRDLARAKGVADRVHYVRGGKLAQLLNDARTAVTVNSTAAQQVLWRGIPLKVFGDAVYSKPEFVSSQPLAEFFGAPSRPNMHAYKDYRRYLLETSQLPGGFYSARGRRQLLRQVVDMMLAPDDPYDALRRGTAAPRQQLRVVH; translated from the coding sequence ATGAGCAACGCAACCGGCCAGAAACGGGTCTTCCTGTTCCTGCAGGGACCGCACGGCCCCTTCTTCAACCGTCTTGGCGCCATGCTGCGCAAGACCGGGGCCGAGGTCTGGCGCGTCGGGTTCAATGCGGGTGACCGGGCGTTCTGGTTCCACCCGCGCAGCTACATCCCCTTTCGCGGCACGCAGGACAGCTGGCGCGACACCTTTGTCGCGCTGCTGGCGGAAAAGAACGTGACGGATATCGTGCTGTACGGCGATGTCCGCCCGATCCACGCCCAGGCGGTGGAGGAGGCGAAGGCCCGCGGGCTGACCGTGCATGTCTTTGAAGAAGGCTACATGCGGCCCTATTGGGTGACCTATGAACGCGGCGGATCCAACGGGCATTCGCGCCTGATGAGCATGAGCATCGAGCAGATGAAGCGCGCGCTGGAAATGTCCGACATGGAGGCCCCCCTGCCCCCGGCGCATTGGGGCGACATGCGCCACCACATCTTTTACGGCGCGCTGTATCATTGGTTCGTGATGTTCCGGAACGGCGATTACCGCAACTTCCGGCCGCACCGGTCGCTGAGCGTCGTGCAGGAATTCATGCTTTACCTCAAACGCCTGCTTTTGATGCCCCTGACATGGGCCGACCGGGTCGCTGCCACGACGCGCATCCGGCTGGGCGGTTTTCCCTATCACCTGGCGCTGCTGCAACTGGAGCACGACAGCTCGTTCCAGAAACATTCGCCCTTTTCCACCATATCCGAGTTTCTCGACCTGGTGATCGCCGGCTTTGCCGAGGGCGCGCCGGGCCATCACCACCTGGTGTTCAAGGCGCATCCGCTTGAGGATGGCCGCGTCAACGTGCGCCGCGTGATCCGCGATCTGGCCCGCGCCAAGGGCGTGGCGGACCGTGTCCATTACGTGCGTGGCGGCAAGCTGGCGCAGCTGCTGAACGATGCGCGCACCGCTGTTACGGTCAATTCCACCGCCGCGCAGCAGGTGCTTTGGCGCGGCATTCCGCTGAAGGTCTTTGGCGATGCGGTCTATTCCAAGCCCGAGTTCGTCTCGTCCCAGCCCCTGGCCGAATTCTTTGGCGCCCCGTCGCGTCCGAACATGCATGCCTACAAGGACTATCGGCGCTATCTGCTTGAAACATCACAACTTCCGGGCGGGTTCTATTCCGCCCGCGGGCGCCGCCAATTGCTGCGCCAGGTGGTCGACATGATGCTTGCGCCGGACGATCCCTATGATGCCCTGCGCCGCGGAACCGCGGCCCCGAGGCAACAGTTGCGCGTCGTGCACTAG
- the nrdR gene encoding transcriptional regulator NrdR, which translates to MRCPFCGNIDTQVKDSRPAEDHVAIRRRRFCPACGGRFTTYERVQLRDLVVIKSNGRREDFDRDKLERSIRIALQKRPLDPERIDQMISGIVRRLESMGETDISSHQIGEIVMETLARIDTVAYVRFASVYKNFQAADDFDKFVSELRPEVPEPPAEK; encoded by the coding sequence ATGCGCTGCCCGTTTTGCGGAAACATCGACACCCAGGTTAAAGATTCCCGGCCGGCCGAAGACCACGTAGCCATTCGCCGCCGCCGTTTTTGCCCCGCATGTGGCGGGCGCTTTACCACCTACGAACGCGTGCAACTGCGCGATCTTGTGGTCATCAAATCCAACGGGCGACGCGAAGATTTCGACCGGGACAAGCTGGAACGCTCGATCCGGATCGCCTTGCAGAAACGGCCTTTGGACCCCGAACGCATCGACCAGATGATCTCGGGCATTGTCCGGCGACTGGAAAGCATGGGCGAAACCGATATCTCGTCGCATCAGATCGGCGAGATCGTGATGGAGACGCTTGCCCGGATCGACACCGTTGCCTATGTGCGTTTCGCCAGTGTTTACAAGAACTTCCAGGCGGCAGACGACTTTGACAAGTTCGTTTCTGAACTGCGCCCCGAAGTTCCGGAACCCCCGGCCGAAAAGTGA
- a CDS encoding polysaccharide biosynthesis/export family protein, which produces MKHSPSRWAKSIALLAAVSVLASCGLPRVGPNKREIFSGSVQQEGDAFIVAVNDRVTRTTAVVPALGFSEAFKNAETLGSDTIRPGDTLGLTVWENVDDGLLAGEATNSTILEEVQVDGAGFIFVPYAGRIKAAGNTPERVRQIITSKLEDQTPDPQVQVRRVAGDGSTVSLIGSVGGQGVYAIERPTRTLSTMLARAGGITIQPEIAQIKVLRGNKTETIWFQDLYKHPEFDIALRGGDRILVEEDTRAFTALGATGAQARVPFESQTLSAVEAIAQVGGLLSTSADPTGVFVFRNEPAEIANQVLGRTDLIGAQRLVYVLDLTQPNGMFMARDFVIRDQDTLYVTEAPFTQWNKTIAALTGTLGAVTTVTTAATAVSGG; this is translated from the coding sequence GTGAAACACTCCCCTTCCCGGTGGGCGAAATCTATCGCCCTACTGGCTGCAGTGTCCGTATTGGCATCCTGCGGCTTGCCCCGCGTGGGCCCCAACAAACGCGAAATCTTTTCGGGTTCGGTCCAGCAGGAAGGCGACGCCTTCATCGTGGCTGTCAATGACCGGGTGACACGCACCACGGCCGTTGTCCCGGCCCTTGGCTTTTCCGAGGCCTTCAAGAACGCCGAAACCTTGGGGTCGGACACCATCCGCCCCGGCGATACCCTGGGCCTGACCGTCTGGGAAAACGTCGACGACGGGCTGCTGGCGGGTGAGGCGACCAATTCCACCATCCTCGAAGAGGTTCAGGTGGACGGCGCCGGCTTTATCTTTGTGCCCTACGCAGGCCGCATCAAGGCGGCTGGCAACACGCCGGAACGGGTGCGCCAGATCATCACCTCCAAGCTTGAAGACCAGACCCCGGACCCGCAGGTCCAGGTGCGCCGCGTGGCCGGTGACGGATCGACCGTCAGCCTTATCGGGTCGGTCGGCGGTCAGGGCGTCTATGCCATCGAACGCCCCACCCGGACGCTGTCGACCATGCTGGCGCGCGCCGGCGGGATCACGATCCAGCCCGAGATCGCCCAGATCAAGGTGCTGCGCGGCAACAAGACCGAAACCATCTGGTTCCAGGACCTGTACAAGCACCCGGAATTCGACATCGCCCTGCGCGGCGGTGACCGCATCCTGGTCGAAGAAGACACCCGCGCCTTTACCGCACTGGGGGCCACCGGCGCCCAGGCCCGCGTGCCTTTCGAAAGCCAGACGCTGAGCGCGGTCGAGGCGATCGCCCAGGTCGGCGGGCTGCTGTCCACCTCGGCAGATCCGACCGGCGTCTTTGTCTTCCGCAACGAACCGGCCGAGATTGCCAACCAGGTGCTGGGCCGCACCGATCTGATCGGCGCCCAGCGTCTGGTCTATGTGCTGGACCTGACCCAGCCCAACGGCATGTTCATGGCGCGCGACTTCGTCATCCGCGATCAGGACACCCTGTACGTGACCGAAGCGCCCTTTACCCAGTGGAACAAGACCATTGCCGCCCTGACCGGCACGCTTGGCGCCGTCACCACCGTGACCACCGCCGCCACCGCGGTGAGCGGGGGCTGA
- a CDS encoding capsular polysaccharide biosynthesis protein, with protein MPSGPDGPQHAGGHAPRRLYVYNGGFVTQRRLRRILTLSGYRLSLGRPAKGDLVGVWGQSPYAHRGEAVARRHGAPLVRIEDAFLRSLLPGREGEPPLGLLVDHSGVHFDGRSPSDLETLLKTHPLDDSALLNRARAGMARMRAAHLSKYSATRLDLDLPDPGYVLVIDQTQGDASVRASDADRNRFLEMLFVAREENPGARILLKTHPETAAGHRPGHFRDQDAGGDITLCDSAASPWQLLDGATAVYTVSSQMGFEAILAGHKPRVFGSPFYAGWGLTQDETPIARRQRNLTRAQLFAAAMILYPRWYDPHHDRLCPFEEALAALETQARAWREDRAGWVAEGMRLWKRPHLQKFFGQQRRVHFEDDVDKSRALATTEGRRRMVWAGKARDDDAARVEDGFLRSRGLGAQLTPPLSLVLDDLGIYYDPARPSRLEQLVQARAVDIRPDQIERTQRLIARLTGAGLSKYNLSGELPTLPTGRRILVPGQVEDDASILRGSPEVRTNAELLRRVREANPDATLLWKPHPDVEAGLRMGQVDTPETWADMTLSQAPIAPLLDQVDEVWTMTSLTGFEALLRGCRVTTLGAPFYAGWGLTQDLGPVPPRRLTGPRPGLEALVHATLIDYPRYLDPRSGLPCPVEVIVDRLESGDLPRPGPLNKSLSKLQGLFASKAHLWRK; from the coding sequence TTGCCTTCCGGACCGGATGGACCGCAACACGCCGGGGGGCATGCTCCCCGGCGTCTTTACGTTTACAACGGCGGGTTCGTGACCCAGCGCCGGTTGCGGCGCATCCTGACCCTGTCCGGCTATCGACTGTCGCTGGGACGCCCGGCAAAGGGCGACCTGGTCGGCGTCTGGGGGCAGTCGCCCTATGCCCATCGCGGCGAGGCGGTGGCCAGGCGCCATGGCGCGCCGCTGGTCCGGATCGAGGATGCCTTTCTGCGCTCGCTCCTCCCCGGGCGCGAGGGCGAGCCGCCCCTTGGCCTTTTGGTCGATCACAGCGGTGTGCATTTCGACGGGCGCAGCCCGTCCGACCTTGAAACCCTGCTGAAAACCCATCCCCTGGATGACAGTGCCCTGCTGAACCGCGCGCGTGCCGGCATGGCCCGGATGCGGGCGGCGCATCTGTCCAAATACAGCGCCACGCGGCTGGATCTGGACCTGCCGGACCCCGGCTATGTCCTGGTGATCGACCAGACGCAGGGCGATGCCTCGGTGCGGGCCTCGGATGCAGATCGCAACCGGTTCCTGGAAATGCTGTTCGTCGCGCGCGAGGAAAACCCCGGCGCCCGCATCCTGTTGAAAACCCATCCCGAAACCGCCGCAGGCCATCGCCCGGGGCATTTTCGCGATCAGGACGCCGGCGGCGACATCACCCTGTGCGACAGCGCCGCCTCGCCCTGGCAGCTGCTGGATGGGGCCACCGCGGTCTATACCGTGTCGTCCCAGATGGGGTTCGAGGCGATCCTGGCCGGACACAAACCGCGCGTCTTTGGCAGCCCCTTCTACGCCGGATGGGGCCTGACGCAGGATGAAACGCCGATTGCCCGCCGCCAGCGCAACCTGACCCGCGCCCAGCTGTTTGCCGCCGCGATGATCCTTTATCCGCGCTGGTACGATCCGCACCACGACCGTCTGTGCCCCTTCGAAGAGGCGCTTGCCGCGCTCGAAACGCAGGCCCGCGCCTGGCGCGAGGACCGCGCCGGTTGGGTGGCCGAAGGCATGCGCCTGTGGAAAAGACCGCATTTGCAGAAATTCTTTGGGCAGCAGCGCAGGGTACACTTCGAAGATGATGTGGACAAATCCCGCGCCCTCGCCACGACCGAGGGGCGCAGGCGCATGGTCTGGGCCGGAAAGGCCCGCGACGACGATGCCGCACGCGTCGAAGATGGCTTTTTACGATCACGCGGGTTGGGGGCGCAGCTGACACCGCCCCTGTCGCTGGTGCTGGACGATCTGGGCATCTACTACGACCCGGCCCGCCCGTCGCGGCTGGAACAGCTTGTTCAGGCCAGGGCTGTGGATATACGCCCCGACCAGATCGAACGTACGCAGCGTCTGATCGCGCGTTTGACCGGCGCTGGCTTGTCCAAATACAACCTGTCCGGAGAATTGCCCACATTGCCAACAGGGCGCCGCATCCTTGTGCCCGGCCAGGTCGAGGACGATGCCTCGATCCTGCGCGGCAGCCCGGAGGTGCGGACAAACGCTGAACTGCTGCGCCGCGTGCGCGAGGCCAACCCCGATGCGACCCTGTTGTGGAAACCCCACCCGGACGTCGAGGCCGGATTGCGCATGGGGCAGGTCGACACCCCCGAAACCTGGGCCGACATGACCCTGTCACAGGCGCCGATCGCCCCGCTGCTGGACCAGGTCGACGAAGTCTGGACGATGACCTCGCTCACCGGGTTCGAGGCGCTGCTGCGCGGCTGCCGTGTCACCACGCTTGGCGCGCCTTTCTATGCCGGATGGGGGCTGACGCAGGATTTGGGGCCGGTGCCCCCGCGCCGCCTGACCGGGCCGCGCCCCGGGCTCGAGGCGCTGGTCCACGCCACGCTGATCGACTATCCGCGCTATCTGGACCCGCGCAGCGGCCTGCCCTGCCCGGTCGAAGTGATCGTCGATCGGCTGGAAAGCGGCGATCTGCCCCGGCCCGGCCCGCTGAACAAAAGCCTGTCCAAGCTGCAGGGGCTGTTTGCCAGCAAGGCGCATCTTTGGCGGAAATAA
- a CDS encoding riboflavin synthase: MFTGIVTDMGEIRELEQRGDLRARIGTRYDTAGIDIGASIACDGVCLTVVALGEDWFDVEISAETVSKTNLDAWTAGRRVNLERALKVGDELGGHIVSGHVDGVAEVVAIRDEGDSTRVTLRAPDHLARFIAPKGSVALNGTSLTVNEVAGCEFGINFIPHTKAVTTWGSVAVGDRVNLEIDTLARYVARLQDFS; the protein is encoded by the coding sequence ATGTTCACAGGCATCGTAACCGATATGGGCGAGATCCGCGAGCTTGAGCAACGCGGAGACCTGAGGGCGCGGATCGGCACGCGGTACGACACCGCCGGGATCGACATCGGCGCCTCGATCGCCTGTGACGGGGTCTGCCTGACGGTCGTCGCCCTCGGAGAGGATTGGTTTGACGTGGAAATCAGCGCCGAAACCGTGTCCAAGACCAACCTCGACGCCTGGACCGCTGGCCGGCGGGTCAATCTGGAACGCGCGCTCAAGGTGGGCGATGAACTGGGCGGCCATATCGTGTCCGGACACGTCGACGGCGTCGCCGAGGTGGTGGCGATCCGCGACGAAGGCGACAGCACCCGCGTCACCCTGCGCGCCCCCGATCACCTGGCCCGCTTCATCGCGCCCAAGGGCTCGGTTGCCCTGAACGGCACATCGCTGACCGTGAACGAGGTCGCAGGCTGCGAGTTCGGCATCAACTTCATCCCCCACACCAAGGCGGTCACGACCTGGGGCTCGGTGGCGGTCGGCGACCGCGTCAATCTCGAAATCGACACGCTGGCGCGCTACGTGGCGCGGCTTCAGGATTTCTCCTGA
- a CDS encoding secondary thiamine-phosphate synthase enzyme YjbQ, with amino-acid sequence MQRSFTISTRGPGLYEFTDQVADWVRGSGLLTLFIRHTSASLVIQENADPEVRTDLASFFHRLVPPTTDPSMGYLTHTYEGPDDMPAHIKAALLPVSLTIPVSEGRLMLGTWQGIYVFEHRNAAHDRQVVAHLA; translated from the coding sequence ATGCAAAGGTCCTTCACGATTTCGACACGGGGTCCGGGCCTGTACGAATTCACCGATCAGGTGGCGGACTGGGTGCGCGGCAGCGGGCTTTTGACGCTTTTCATCCGCCATACCTCGGCCAGCCTGGTCATCCAGGAAAACGCCGACCCCGAGGTCAGGACCGATCTGGCCAGCTTTTTCCACCGCCTTGTGCCGCCGACGACCGATCCGTCAATGGGCTACCTGACCCACACCTACGAAGGGCCGGACGACATGCCGGCTCATATCAAGGCCGCGCTGCTGCCGGTGTCGCTCACGATCCCGGTCAGTGAGGGGCGGCTGATGCTGGGGACGTGGCAGGGCATCTATGTCTTTGAACACCGCAACGCCGCGCATGATCGCCAGGTCGTGGCACACCTGGCCTAG
- a CDS encoding HlyU family transcriptional regulator gives MSWLSRIFKTGGQSPSALVVEEYEGFRITPQPMPVDGQFRISALIEKDVAGDTKSHHLIRADLLRDLSEAQSASINKAKQLIDQQGLRLFD, from the coding sequence GTGTCCTGGCTTTCACGCATTTTCAAAACCGGCGGGCAAAGCCCGTCGGCTTTGGTCGTCGAGGAATACGAAGGGTTTCGCATCACCCCGCAGCCCATGCCGGTTGACGGTCAGTTCCGGATTTCGGCGCTGATCGAAAAGGACGTAGCGGGGGACACCAAATCCCATCACCTGATCCGCGCCGATCTTTTGCGCGACCTGTCCGAGGCGCAAAGCGCATCGATCAACAAGGCCAAGCAGTTGATAGACCAGCAGGGTCTGCGCCTGTTCGACTGA
- the yghX gene encoding YghX family hydrolase, which yields MNDQSPQRRMTAADFDQELLDLYDFYAHGKITKREFLDRAGKFAVGTVTAAALLNMLSPNYALAEQVSFNDPDIVAEYITYPSPNGHGEVRGYLVKPANVTGPVPAVVVVHENRGLNPYIEDVARRVAKAGFIALAPDGLSSVGGYPGNDAEGRELQQTVDGEKLMNDFFAAYEFMAAHGDTTGKVGCVGFCYGGGVCNAMAVAYPELGASVPFYGRQASASDVPRIQAPLLLQYAELDERINEGWPAYEAALKEHGKTYTAHIYPGVNHGFHNDSTPRYDEATAELAWERTIAFFKEHLN from the coding sequence ATGAATGACCAATCCCCACAACGCCGCATGACGGCGGCGGATTTCGATCAGGAACTGCTGGACCTTTATGACTTTTATGCGCACGGCAAAATCACCAAGCGCGAATTCCTGGACCGCGCGGGCAAGTTTGCCGTGGGCACCGTGACCGCCGCCGCCCTTTTGAACATGTTGTCCCCGAACTATGCCCTGGCCGAGCAGGTCAGCTTCAACGATCCCGATATCGTGGCGGAATATATCACCTACCCGTCGCCCAATGGCCACGGCGAGGTGCGCGGCTATCTGGTCAAACCCGCCAATGTCACGGGGCCTGTGCCGGCCGTCGTGGTGGTGCACGAAAACCGTGGGCTGAACCCCTATATCGAGGACGTCGCGCGGCGCGTGGCAAAGGCCGGGTTCATCGCGCTGGCGCCGGACGGGTTGTCATCTGTCGGGGGTTACCCGGGCAACGACGCCGAAGGACGCGAATTGCAGCAGACCGTTGACGGCGAAAAGCTGATGAACGATTTCTTTGCGGCCTATGAGTTCATGGCCGCGCATGGCGACACCACCGGCAAGGTGGGCTGCGTCGGCTTTTGCTATGGCGGCGGTGTCTGCAACGCCATGGCGGTGGCCTATCCGGAGCTCGGTGCCTCGGTGCCGTTTTACGGGCGGCAGGCCTCGGCTTCGGATGTGCCGCGCATTCAGGCGCCTCTATTGCTGCAATACGCCGAACTGGACGAACGCATCAACGAAGGCTGGCCCGCCTACGAGGCCGCGCTGAAAGAACACGGCAAGACCTACACGGCGCATATCTATCCGGGCGTGAACCACGGCTTTCACAACGATTCAACGCCTAGGTATGATGAGGCAACGGCCGAATTGGCATGGGAGCGGACGATCGCCTTTTTCAAGGAGCACCTGAACTAG
- a CDS encoding DUF1353 domain-containing protein, translated as MRRISSRTVFMLTGLALVGALGIGVPEYLSGRVQSGGEACLGPGEDGHFCRFVGGPIQIGGTPVFVEKFKHAFLPTTAQIDFVDGFGRTWTAPVQTLTDGASIPAVFEPLMGDRQSREYLEAAALHDAYCGVGNEALETYQTKPWEDVHRMFYEALLVAGTPPAKAKIIFAAVYLGGPRWNDPDRTLEGVEESALLREMEWCLKWIEETDPSADEIVDWMKAREMALKAGDSAKPDYLTRRGI; from the coding sequence ATGCGGCGCATATCGTCCCGGACCGTGTTTATGCTGACAGGGCTGGCCCTGGTCGGCGCCCTTGGGATCGGTGTGCCCGAATACCTGTCCGGACGGGTGCAATCGGGCGGAGAAGCCTGCCTTGGCCCCGGCGAGGACGGCCATTTCTGCCGCTTTGTCGGCGGCCCGATCCAGATCGGCGGCACGCCGGTTTTCGTGGAAAAGTTCAAGCACGCCTTTCTGCCGACGACAGCCCAGATCGATTTCGTCGATGGATTTGGCCGCACCTGGACGGCCCCGGTGCAGACCTTGACCGATGGCGCGTCGATCCCTGCGGTGTTCGAACCGCTGATGGGTGACCGCCAAAGCCGCGAGTATCTGGAGGCGGCGGCGCTGCATGACGCCTATTGCGGGGTGGGCAACGAGGCGCTGGAAACCTATCAGACCAAGCCTTGGGAGGACGTGCACCGCATGTTCTACGAGGCGCTTCTGGTCGCGGGCACGCCCCCCGCCAAGGCCAAGATCATCTTTGCCGCGGTCTACCTGGGCGGCCCGCGCTGGAACGACCCGGACCGCACGCTGGAAGGTGTCGAAGAAAGCGCGCTGCTGCGCGAAATGGAATGGTGCCTGAAGTGGATCGAGGAAACCGACCCCAGCGCCGATGAAATCGTCGATTGGATGAAAGCGCGCGAAATGGCCCTGAAGGCCGGCGACAGCGCCAAGCCCGATTATCTGACCCGAAGGGGGATCTAG
- the ribD gene encoding bifunctional diaminohydroxyphosphoribosylaminopyrimidine deaminase/5-amino-6-(5-phosphoribosylamino)uracil reductase RibD, which produces MAHALGLGRRGMGKCWPNPAVGCVLVQGGRVVGRGWTQPGGRPHAETQALDMAGDLARGATAYVTLEPCAHHGKTPPCADALIAAGVARVVAPLPDSDPRVSGQGFDRLRKAGIAVTTGVLADRAALDHAGFFLRVEQGRPWLTLKLAMSLDGRIATATGESQWITGPQARLAVHGLRNSHDAVMVGGGTARADDPSLTVRGFGNVPQPARVVVSRFLDLPLLGTLARTARDTPVWLCHGPDASAELQKTWDGLGARLIPCALRAGRVDPASLMAALGQAGLTRVFCEGGGQLAASLLAADLVDELQVFSAGVAIGAEGLPGLGALGVEKLALAPHFALVDVSVEGGDVRHVWRRAAATG; this is translated from the coding sequence ATGGCCCATGCTCTTGGCCTGGGTCGGCGCGGGATGGGCAAATGCTGGCCCAACCCGGCGGTTGGCTGCGTTCTGGTGCAGGGCGGGCGCGTCGTCGGGCGCGGCTGGACCCAGCCGGGCGGGCGGCCCCATGCCGAAACGCAGGCTCTTGACATGGCGGGCGATCTTGCGCGCGGCGCGACCGCCTATGTCACGCTGGAACCCTGCGCCCACCATGGCAAGACACCGCCCTGCGCCGATGCACTGATCGCTGCGGGTGTGGCGCGTGTCGTCGCGCCCTTGCCGGATAGCGATCCGCGGGTTTCGGGACAGGGGTTCGACCGCCTGCGCAAGGCCGGGATCGCGGTGACGACGGGGGTTCTGGCCGACCGTGCGGCGCTGGATCACGCGGGCTTTTTCCTGCGGGTCGAACAGGGGCGCCCCTGGCTGACGCTGAAACTCGCGATGAGCCTGGATGGCCGGATCGCCACCGCCACCGGCGAAAGCCAATGGATCACCGGGCCGCAGGCGCGTCTTGCGGTGCATGGGCTGCGCAACAGCCACGATGCGGTCATGGTGGGCGGCGGCACGGCGCGCGCCGATGATCCGTCGCTGACGGTGCGCGGTTTTGGAAATGTGCCGCAACCAGCGCGCGTGGTGGTGTCGCGGTTCCTGGACCTGCCCTTGCTGGGCACGCTGGCGCGCACGGCCCGGGACACGCCGGTCTGGCTGTGCCACGGGCCCGATGCCAGCGCAGAGCTACAAAAGACATGGGACGGGCTGGGCGCCCGGTTGATCCCCTGCGCACTTCGCGCCGGGCGTGTTGATCCGGCGTCGCTGATGGCGGCGCTGGGGCAGGCGGGGCTGACCCGGGTGTTCTGCGAAGGCGGCGGCCAGCTGGCCGCATCGCTGCTGGCGGCAGACCTGGTGGACGAGCTCCAGGTCTTTTCTGCTGGTGTCGCGATTGGCGCCGAGGGTTTGCCGGGGCTGGGGGCGCTGGGTGTGGAAAAACTGGCGCTTGCACCGCATTTTGCGCTTGTGGATGTCTCGGTGGAGGGGGGCGATGTCCGCCACGTTTGGCGCCGCGCTGCGGCAACGGGATAA
- a CDS encoding RND transporter: MAGLRRVMAALPLWALVLACATLGLAPMSPEPHVWEKLKMLAAGALTQPIDMVDLALHGLPWVLLVLKLFSMLTKRA, encoded by the coding sequence ATGGCGGGGCTGCGCCGTGTGATGGCGGCGTTGCCGCTTTGGGCGCTGGTGCTGGCCTGCGCGACGCTGGGTCTGGCACCGATGTCGCCCGAACCGCATGTCTGGGAAAAGCTGAAAATGCTGGCCGCCGGTGCGCTGACGCAGCCCATCGACATGGTCGATCTGGCGCTGCACGGGCTGCCATGGGTCCTGTTGGTGCTCAAGCTGTTCAGCATGTTGACCAAACGCGCCTAG